In one window of Ruminococcus hominis DNA:
- a CDS encoding SpaA isopeptide-forming pilin-related protein, which yields MKKKGNFRKVVSGLLAGMTMLSTVLSPMTAYAAEIQPEEKPPLYEEVKDLLDEEEVVTAKDYELETGSVFDVKSDYTGLEIKDDEKVKVTFEEAKNDKNEDFTTDHVDTYKAVYYVEPVNQEHPKYQISRKLIVREKETEVQTETAGSEAVTESETAGSEQQTEEAEDSESDSEITDIDADEFDDLVEQAQNQDTYDEESGLELHDVLEQAGDEGVDLDSMEEGEIATFEAVLAYSARSTQQVTIEKGPLYRYADYNLGTYLTEPYYISYGSVRATAYCVQPAKPGPGSGNYTITKIGDNQALAKVCYYGTDAAGSESFFANKHTDFSEGKRFIIIHMAASYANGSSDAFYGTNATGEALAKELYNYCANKPEIPDVAMSFSKPNVKAYVDGNVQRTENIKFNASSQQKITMDLPKGVKLYNVSTGNVSAAGASVTIGGGTTFYLSAPLTQTRDVSATFSAKMKGSITKDYSAYKLTTNASVQDLAFVFGEGVADEKYVSLKVSWIEQATIEIVKKDDTADVNLAGAVFGVYSDEACTKLIIQMPATDKNGKSSVTIIKTQDTVYLKEITAPQGYVVNATATNVKLVASKTSSVTVENKEQLAELTIYKEGQVLTGADVSENGTVFQYENRRQKNAVYNVYAGADIVTAYGTKVYSKGDLVKDNLTTGENGSVTLKNLHLGSYVVKEAKAPDNFYNGSEEKPVTLTYAGQNKEVVFADVTFNNERQKADVSVVKQDKDTKKPLNGGIFALYASDDIRNADGTVVVKKGTLIEKATTGADGTAKFTADLPIGYSYSVKEDQAPEGYVRNTEDVYTFKFSYTNDKEATVLFAHTFSNDRVTAKINLFKVDKETGKAVPQGDATLKGAVYGLYAREDIVHPDGATGTIYKAGEQVASLTTDDKGQSSVKGLYLGKYYVKEITPPTGYLADTEEHDLVCSYEGDMTAEVKRECTSSEQVIKQPFQIIKAANNGKTDADLLSGAGFTVYLKSSLTKKADGSYDFDSAKPVVSGENGATEIFTDEKGYACSIPLPFGSYIVRETTTPHNYKPVDDFEVNITEHHPNEPQIWRVLLDEEFKAKLKIVKKDDETKKSVLIAGTEFKVYDLDNKKYVEQVTTYPVTTTHKSYFTDSQGYLIMPKNLKIGHYRIEEVNAPEGYTINKNYVEIAVDANTAYQMDSESGDAIITVDYENHPVKGKLTIYKKGEMLTGFKKDFVYEERYLKGASFHVYAAENIYTPDYQKDENGNRQLIYAKDALVTTVTTGEDGKAVADNLPLGSYYVVEKTAPEGFVLNHDRSDVSFVYADQDTPVIEQEVMVGDDRQKVAIQVEKQDAENGATVAGAVFGIYNTEDLKNEKGEIIVKADTLLQEMTSDNDGLAACTLDLPLGQYYVKELKAPAGFVSSDEVLNLDASYQGQDVKTVKLKTVKKNQPTTVEITKSDVTTGVELDGAKLTVLDKEGNVVDQWTSVKDQPHVIKRLTVGKEYTLREEMAPYGYLKATDVKFTLEDTAEIQKVEMKDEVPTGLLIINKNGEFLDKVTLLDHVKGTVEHLFEYVTGSLSDVAFDVFAAEDIKAADGVSEDYFKADEKVGTITTDSNGIAQMGDLPAGKYYVKEVKTAHGYVLDKESRYVDLSYRDQDTPVITYDEKWQNARQKVKVTVLKKEKDTERVLAGGVFGLYTSEDIKNAKGEVLLEKDSLIEQRVTDEKGQITFTADLPVDGKYYVKEIFAPDGFVTTEEVQEFTFEYAGEDQAEVSYDFTFENQPTTVELSKTDLTTGKELPGAHLKVTDSDGNTVDEWTSTEESHVIKELVVGKKYTMTETKPADGYVTAESITFTVENTAEVQKHEMKDDVTKVEISKTDITGETEIPGAKLTILDEDDQVVESWTSTEEAHYIEKLPIGKYTLREEQAPKGYLLTSDVSFEVKDTGEIQKVAMKDDTAKGKVILNKTDKSSGEPLKGVEFELRDSKGKVLETLKTDAAGHAESKLYEIATFKNGKYDTAIKYYLVETKTLDGYTLDQTKHEVTFAYADDSTPVVEVTFNLTNEKPEVPETPNTPDIPQSHEETKVSNAPKTGDSTNIWLPILLLVISTGGMAGLYISRKRK from the coding sequence ATGAAGAAAAAAGGTAATTTTAGGAAAGTAGTATCTGGATTGCTGGCAGGCATGACAATGCTTAGTACAGTGTTGTCTCCGATGACTGCATATGCAGCGGAGATCCAGCCAGAGGAAAAACCGCCACTTTATGAGGAAGTGAAAGACCTTCTGGATGAAGAGGAGGTGGTGACTGCCAAAGATTATGAACTTGAAACAGGCAGTGTATTTGATGTGAAATCAGACTACACAGGACTGGAAATCAAGGATGATGAAAAGGTTAAAGTCACATTTGAGGAAGCAAAGAACGACAAGAATGAGGATTTTACGACAGATCATGTGGACACTTACAAAGCGGTCTATTATGTGGAACCGGTAAATCAGGAGCATCCGAAGTATCAGATCAGCCGAAAGCTGATTGTGCGTGAGAAAGAAACAGAAGTGCAGACAGAAACTGCAGGGAGCGAAGCAGTAACCGAATCTGAAACAGCTGGCAGTGAACAGCAGACAGAAGAAGCGGAGGATTCAGAATCAGACTCGGAAATTACCGATATTGATGCTGATGAATTTGATGATTTAGTAGAGCAGGCACAGAATCAGGATACCTATGATGAAGAATCCGGGTTAGAGCTTCACGATGTTTTGGAACAGGCAGGAGACGAAGGTGTGGATCTTGATTCTATGGAAGAGGGAGAGATTGCAACATTTGAAGCAGTTTTGGCTTATTCAGCAAGAAGTACACAGCAGGTAACAATCGAAAAAGGACCTCTGTATAGATATGCAGATTATAATCTTGGAACCTATCTGACAGAGCCGTACTATATCAGCTACGGAAGCGTCAGAGCAACTGCGTATTGTGTACAGCCGGCAAAACCAGGACCAGGATCTGGAAATTATACAATCACAAAGATCGGGGACAATCAGGCGTTAGCAAAAGTGTGTTATTACGGTACAGATGCCGCAGGAAGCGAAAGTTTTTTTGCGAATAAACACACGGATTTTTCAGAAGGAAAAAGATTCATCATTATTCACATGGCTGCATCTTATGCCAATGGAAGCAGTGATGCATTCTATGGAACAAATGCTACAGGCGAGGCTTTGGCAAAAGAACTCTATAATTATTGTGCAAATAAGCCGGAAATACCAGATGTAGCGATGTCATTTTCCAAACCGAATGTAAAAGCTTATGTAGATGGAAATGTTCAGAGAACGGAGAACATTAAGTTCAATGCATCTTCCCAGCAGAAAATCACAATGGACTTACCAAAGGGAGTGAAGCTTTATAATGTATCTACTGGAAATGTAAGTGCGGCAGGTGCAAGCGTAACAATTGGAGGCGGAACCACGTTTTATCTTTCAGCTCCTCTGACACAGACAAGAGATGTAAGTGCTACTTTTTCTGCAAAAATGAAGGGAAGTATTACAAAAGATTATTCAGCATATAAACTGACTACGAATGCAAGTGTTCAGGATCTGGCATTTGTGTTTGGAGAAGGTGTCGCTGATGAAAAATATGTAAGCTTAAAGGTGTCCTGGATTGAACAGGCTACGATCGAAATCGTAAAGAAAGACGATACAGCGGATGTTAATCTTGCAGGTGCAGTGTTCGGTGTATACAGCGATGAGGCTTGTACAAAGCTGATCATTCAGATGCCGGCAACAGATAAGAATGGAAAATCTTCTGTTACGATCATCAAGACACAGGATACTGTTTATCTGAAAGAGATCACCGCACCACAGGGATATGTGGTAAATGCAACGGCAACAAATGTAAAACTGGTAGCAAGTAAAACCTCATCGGTAACTGTGGAAAATAAGGAACAGCTGGCAGAGCTTACCATTTACAAAGAAGGACAGGTTCTTACCGGAGCAGATGTCAGTGAAAATGGAACGGTATTCCAGTATGAAAACCGCAGACAGAAAAATGCAGTGTATAACGTGTATGCCGGGGCAGATATCGTAACTGCTTATGGCACAAAAGTGTACAGCAAAGGTGACCTGGTAAAAGATAATCTGACTACGGGAGAGAATGGTTCTGTTACACTGAAGAACCTGCATCTTGGAAGCTATGTGGTGAAAGAAGCAAAAGCACCGGACAATTTCTATAACGGCAGCGAAGAAAAGCCAGTGACTCTGACTTATGCCGGACAGAATAAAGAAGTTGTATTTGCAGATGTGACTTTTAACAACGAAAGACAGAAAGCAGATGTTTCCGTAGTAAAACAGGATAAAGATACAAAGAAACCACTGAATGGCGGTATTTTTGCTCTGTATGCATCCGATGATATTAGAAATGCAGACGGAACCGTTGTTGTGAAAAAAGGAACACTGATTGAGAAAGCAACTACTGGAGCAGATGGAACTGCAAAATTCACAGCAGATCTTCCGATTGGATATTCCTATTCCGTAAAAGAAGATCAGGCGCCGGAAGGCTATGTAAGAAATACAGAAGATGTGTATACGTTCAAGTTTTCTTACACCAATGATAAAGAAGCAACCGTATTATTTGCCCATACCTTCAGCAATGACCGTGTGACAGCAAAGATCAATTTATTCAAAGTTGATAAAGAAACAGGAAAAGCAGTACCACAGGGAGATGCCACACTGAAAGGTGCGGTTTATGGTCTGTATGCCCGTGAAGATATCGTGCATCCGGACGGAGCAACTGGAACTATTTATAAAGCAGGAGAACAGGTAGCATCTCTTACAACAGATGACAAAGGACAGTCTTCTGTAAAAGGTTTATATCTTGGCAAATATTATGTCAAAGAGATCACACCGCCGACCGGATACCTGGCAGATACAGAAGAGCATGATCTTGTGTGCAGTTATGAAGGAGATATGACAGCAGAAGTAAAAAGAGAGTGCACTTCCAGTGAGCAGGTCATCAAACAGCCATTTCAGATCATCAAAGCAGCCAACAATGGAAAGACCGATGCAGATCTGTTATCCGGAGCCGGATTTACAGTTTATCTGAAATCTTCCCTTACAAAGAAAGCAGATGGAAGCTATGATTTTGATTCTGCCAAACCAGTAGTGAGTGGAGAAAATGGAGCAACTGAGATTTTCACAGATGAAAAAGGGTATGCCTGCAGTATTCCATTACCATTTGGAAGCTATATCGTGCGTGAAACTACAACACCGCACAATTACAAGCCAGTCGATGATTTTGAAGTGAATATCACAGAACATCATCCAAACGAGCCACAGATCTGGCGAGTGCTTCTGGATGAAGAGTTTAAGGCAAAACTGAAAATCGTGAAAAAAGACGATGAAACAAAGAAATCTGTATTGATTGCCGGGACAGAATTTAAGGTATATGACCTGGACAACAAGAAGTATGTGGAGCAGGTAACAACTTACCCAGTGACAACTACTCACAAGTCCTATTTTACGGACAGCCAGGGATATCTGATCATGCCGAAGAATCTGAAGATCGGACATTACCGGATTGAGGAAGTCAACGCACCGGAAGGGTACACAATCAATAAGAACTATGTAGAGATTGCGGTGGATGCAAATACAGCATACCAGATGGATTCTGAGAGCGGAGATGCCATTATTACGGTAGACTACGAGAACCATCCGGTAAAAGGAAAGCTGACGATCTATAAAAAAGGTGAGATGCTGACCGGATTTAAAAAGGATTTTGTTTATGAAGAAAGATACCTGAAGGGTGCATCATTTCATGTCTATGCAGCTGAAAATATCTATACACCGGATTATCAGAAAGATGAAAACGGAAACAGACAGCTGATCTATGCAAAAGATGCACTGGTAACAACGGTAACGACCGGGGAAGACGGAAAAGCAGTTGCTGATAACCTGCCGCTTGGTTCTTACTATGTGGTAGAAAAGACTGCACCGGAAGGATTCGTCCTGAACCATGACAGATCGGATGTCTCATTTGTCTATGCGGATCAGGATACACCTGTGATCGAACAGGAAGTGATGGTTGGCGATGACCGCCAGAAAGTTGCAATCCAGGTAGAAAAACAGGATGCAGAAAATGGTGCAACCGTAGCAGGAGCTGTCTTTGGCATCTATAACACAGAAGATCTGAAGAATGAGAAAGGTGAGATCATTGTAAAGGCAGATACACTTCTGCAGGAAATGACTTCTGATAACGATGGTCTTGCAGCATGTACGCTGGATCTGCCGCTTGGACAGTATTATGTGAAAGAGTTAAAAGCACCGGCGGGATTTGTATCCTCTGATGAAGTTCTGAATCTGGATGCTTCTTACCAGGGGCAGGATGTGAAGACAGTAAAACTGAAAACAGTGAAAAAGAACCAGCCGACAACAGTTGAAATCACAAAATCTGATGTAACAACAGGTGTGGAACTGGATGGGGCAAAACTCACCGTTCTTGATAAAGAAGGAAATGTTGTGGATCAGTGGACTTCTGTAAAAGATCAGCCACATGTGATCAAACGACTGACTGTGGGTAAAGAATACACCCTTCGAGAGGAAATGGCACCGTATGGATATCTGAAAGCGACGGATGTGAAGTTCACACTGGAAGATACTGCCGAGATTCAGAAAGTAGAGATGAAAGATGAAGTTCCAACAGGACTTCTGATCATCAACAAAAATGGAGAGTTTCTGGATAAGGTGACACTTTTGGATCATGTAAAAGGTACCGTGGAGCATCTTTTTGAGTATGTAACCGGAAGCCTTTCAGATGTGGCTTTCGATGTATTTGCTGCGGAAGATATCAAAGCGGCAGATGGTGTCAGTGAAGATTATTTCAAAGCAGATGAAAAAGTAGGAACCATTACCACAGATTCCAATGGTATTGCACAGATGGGAGATCTCCCGGCTGGAAAATACTATGTGAAGGAAGTAAAAACAGCTCACGGTTATGTGCTGGACAAAGAGTCGAGATATGTTGACCTTTCCTACCGTGATCAGGACACACCAGTCATCACTTATGATGAGAAATGGCAGAATGCCCGTCAGAAAGTAAAGGTTACGGTTCTGAAGAAAGAAAAAGATACAGAACGTGTTCTTGCAGGTGGTGTCTTTGGTCTTTATACCAGTGAAGATATCAAAAATGCAAAGGGCGAGGTACTCCTTGAGAAAGACAGTCTGATCGAGCAGCGGGTAACGGATGAAAAAGGACAGATTACTTTTACGGCAGATCTTCCGGTAGACGGAAAATACTATGTGAAAGAAATCTTTGCGCCGGACGGATTTGTTACAACAGAAGAAGTACAGGAATTTACCTTTGAATATGCCGGAGAAGACCAGGCAGAAGTAAGCTACGACTTTACTTTTGAAAATCAGCCAACCACAGTGGAGCTGTCCAAAACAGACCTGACAACAGGTAAAGAACTTCCAGGTGCACACCTGAAAGTAACGGATTCAGATGGCAATACAGTAGATGAATGGACTTCTACGGAAGAATCCCATGTGATCAAAGAACTGGTTGTTGGTAAGAAATACACCATGACAGAGACAAAACCGGCAGATGGATATGTCACTGCAGAAAGTATTACTTTCACAGTAGAGAATACAGCAGAGGTTCAGAAGCATGAGATGAAAGATGATGTGACAAAAGTAGAGATCAGTAAGACTGATATCACAGGAGAAACTGAGATTCCAGGTGCGAAACTGACGATTCTCGATGAGGATGATCAGGTAGTAGAGAGCTGGACTTCCACAGAGGAAGCACACTATATCGAAAAACTTCCAATCGGTAAATATACCTTACGTGAAGAGCAGGCACCGAAAGGATATCTTCTGACATCGGATGTTAGTTTTGAAGTAAAGGATACTGGAGAGATCCAGAAAGTAGCTATGAAAGATGACACTGCCAAGGGAAAAGTGATTCTCAATAAGACAGATAAATCATCAGGAGAACCGCTGAAAGGGGTAGAATTTGAACTCCGTGACAGCAAAGGAAAGGTACTGGAAACCTTAAAGACAGACGCTGCCGGTCATGCAGAAAGTAAGCTGTATGAGATTGCCACATTTAAGAACGGCAAATATGATACAGCAATCAAGTATTATCTGGTGGAAACAAAAACACTGGACGGATACACACTGGATCAGACCAAGCATGAAGTGACATTTGCCTATGCAGATGACAGTACACCGGTTGTAGAAGTTACCTTTAATCTGACAAATGAGAAACCGGAAGTTCCAGAAACACCGAACACACCGGATATACCACAGTCCCATGAAGAGACAAAGGTATCAAACGCACCGAAAACAGGTGACAGCACGAATATCTGGCTGCCAATCTTGCTTCTTGTAATCTCCACAGGAGGTATGGCAGGACTTTATATCAGCAGGAAAAGGAAATAA